Proteins encoded in a region of the Actinomycetota bacterium genome:
- the mca gene encoding mycothiol conjugate amidase Mca: protein MSDRLCLLSVHAHPDDEASKGAGTVARYAAEGVRTVLVCCTGGEAGDILNPAMDREDVRSRLHEVRMDELRTAADIIGYEELCLLGYRDSGMPDSPHNDDPMCFAKADLVEAVGLLVAIIRSEQPHVLITYGDDQKSYPHPDHLQVHSVSIAAFDAAGDPARYPEAGPAWQPLKMYYSAWSRERARARHEKFLELGLESPYKPEWFDRDWQDHRITTKIDLTGFEDISQRALLAHATQVDPNSPFWFGLPEDVARTIYPHDDYILARSLVEVHPPETDLFAGVRDQVGASERQ from the coding sequence ATGAGCGACCGGCTGTGCCTTCTGTCCGTCCACGCCCACCCCGACGACGAGGCCTCCAAGGGGGCCGGCACCGTCGCGCGCTACGCGGCGGAGGGGGTCCGGACGGTGCTCGTGTGCTGCACCGGAGGCGAGGCCGGGGACATCCTCAATCCCGCGATGGACCGCGAGGACGTCCGGTCGCGGCTGCACGAGGTCCGGATGGACGAGCTGCGCACGGCGGCGGACATCATCGGCTACGAGGAGCTGTGCCTGCTCGGCTACCGCGACTCCGGGATGCCCGACTCCCCGCACAACGACGACCCGATGTGCTTCGCCAAGGCCGACCTGGTCGAGGCGGTGGGACTGCTCGTGGCGATCATCCGCAGCGAGCAGCCGCACGTGCTCATTACCTACGGCGACGACCAGAAGTCCTACCCGCACCCGGACCACCTGCAGGTGCACTCCGTGAGCATCGCGGCCTTCGACGCCGCCGGCGACCCCGCCCGCTACCCGGAGGCCGGACCGGCGTGGCAGCCGCTGAAGATGTACTACTCGGCGTGGTCACGCGAGCGGGCCAGGGCGCGCCACGAGAAGTTCCTGGAGCTGGGACTGGAGTCGCCGTACAAGCCCGAGTGGTTTGACCGCGACTGGCAGGACCACCGCATCACGACGAAGATCGACCTCACCGGCTTTGAGGACATCTCCCAGCGCGCGCTGCTCGCCCACGCCACGCAGGTGGACCCGAACTCGCCTTTCTGGTTCGGCCTCCCCGAGGACGTCGCGAGGACGATCTACCCGCACGACGACTACATCCTGGCCCGCAGCCTGGTCGAGGTGCACCCTCCGGAGACCGACCTGTTCGCGGGAGTGAGGGATCAGGTGGGAGCCTCGGAGCGACAGTAA
- a CDS encoding LLM class flavin-dependent oxidoreductase — protein sequence MRIGVVILPETPWARAASNWRLAEDLGLDHAWTYDHLAWRELRDSPWFGAVPTLTAAATVTTKIRLGTLVSSANFRHPVPFAKEIITLDDVSSGRLTIGIGAGTTQWDASMLGQVPWTLAERTARFAEFVRLLDELLRSPETTSRGRFYSADEARTYPGCVQAPRVPFAVAASGPKGMRLAAGFGQTWVTAGDGSRERSLGAEEGAALVREQCARLDEACADVGRDPSSISRIVVTGGRLSSGMGSAGEFEETLSRYAEVGMTDLVVHWPRPQDPYKGDLGRFETILANRT from the coding sequence ATGCGCATCGGCGTTGTGATCCTGCCCGAGACCCCGTGGGCCCGAGCCGCCTCGAACTGGCGTCTGGCGGAGGACCTCGGCCTCGACCACGCGTGGACCTACGACCACCTGGCCTGGCGGGAATTGCGCGACTCGCCGTGGTTCGGCGCCGTCCCGACCCTGACGGCCGCAGCCACGGTCACCACGAAGATCCGTCTCGGGACGCTCGTGTCCTCGGCCAACTTCCGCCACCCCGTTCCATTCGCAAAGGAGATCATCACCCTGGACGACGTTTCGTCCGGACGACTGACGATCGGCATCGGCGCCGGAACCACGCAGTGGGACGCGTCCATGCTCGGACAGGTCCCCTGGACGCTGGCCGAAAGGACGGCCAGGTTCGCGGAGTTCGTCCGCCTGCTGGACGAGCTGCTCCGCAGTCCGGAAACCACGTCCCGAGGCCGTTTCTACTCCGCCGACGAGGCCCGGACCTACCCGGGGTGCGTCCAGGCCCCCCGCGTCCCCTTCGCGGTAGCGGCCTCCGGGCCCAAAGGGATGCGGCTGGCTGCCGGGTTCGGTCAGACGTGGGTGACGGCGGGCGACGGTTCCCGGGAGCGCTCTCTGGGGGCCGAGGAGGGAGCCGCCCTCGTGCGAGAGCAGTGCGCGCGGCTGGACGAAGCCTGCGCCGACGTCGGACGTGATCCGTCGTCCATTTCCCGGATAGTCGTGACGGGCGGGCGTCTGTCATCTGGAATGGGTTCAGCCGGTGAGTTCGAGGAGACGCTCTCGCGGTACGCCGAAGTTGGCATGACCGACCTCGTCGTCCACTGGCCGCGGCCCCAGGACCCGTACAAGGGCGACCTCGGCCGCTTCGAAACGATCCTGGCGAACCGGACGTGA